One region of Flavobacteriales bacterium genomic DNA includes:
- a CDS encoding MerR family transcriptional regulator, with the protein MPYKETDTVKLYYSIGEVAQMFDVNTSLIRFWEKEFDIIKPKKNKKGNRLFTQEDVDHFRLIFHLVKERGYTLSGAKQKLKENKSDTIDQGEIVKALKNIRDFLVDLRESL; encoded by the coding sequence ATTACTCCATCGGTGAGGTAGCTCAGATGTTTGATGTAAACACCTCACTGATCCGGTTCTGGGAAAAGGAGTTTGATATCATCAAACCCAAAAAGAACAAGAAGGGAAATCGTTTATTCACCCAGGAAGATGTGGATCATTTCCGGCTCATCTTTCATCTGGTGAAGGAACGCGGTTATACCCTGAGCGGTGCCAAGCAGAAACTGAAGGAGAATAAATCAGACACCATCGACCAGGGTGAGATCGTCAAGGCCTTAAAAAACATCCGGGATTTTCTGGTTGATCTGCGCGAGTCCTTGTAG